One stretch of Lysobacter sp. KIS68-7 DNA includes these proteins:
- a CDS encoding MFS transporter produces the protein MTAPNVKPTLTFWQIWNMCFGFLGIQFGFALQNANVSRIFQTLGASMDDIPILWIAAPLTGLIVQPIVGYLSDRTWTGLGRRRPYFLVGAVLASLALFAMPNAPVLWIAAGLLWMLDASINISMEPFRAFVGDQLPVKQRASGYAMQSFFIGVGSVVASMLPFLLAKMGVSNTAGPGEVPQTVHYAFYLGGAVLLGAIAWTVLRTREYPPERLQAWDEAPPIAAGVRDTGRMRRNALVWLIVGAAFIAAVATQGWAKELYILGGLVAGYGVLLLVRTMLGGDGGFQHIMDDLQDMPTTMRQLAVVQFFSWFALFAMWIYTTGAVTSVHFGSTDTTSAAYNEGANWVGVLFAAYNGFAALAAVVIPWMVKRWGLRTSHLINATLGGVGLISIALIRDPQWLLLSMVGVGFAWASILSLPYALLSDAVPAAKMGVYMGIFNFFIVIPQLIAASLLGLLLKTFFANQPIYALVIGGASLIVAGLCVLRVREPASHAVAAVTP, from the coding sequence ATGACCGCACCCAACGTGAAACCGACGCTGACGTTCTGGCAGATCTGGAACATGTGCTTCGGCTTCCTCGGCATCCAGTTCGGCTTCGCGCTGCAGAACGCGAACGTCAGCCGCATCTTCCAGACGCTCGGTGCGTCGATGGACGACATTCCGATCCTGTGGATCGCCGCGCCGCTGACCGGGCTGATCGTGCAGCCGATCGTCGGTTACCTCAGCGATCGCACGTGGACGGGGCTGGGGCGTCGTCGTCCGTACTTCCTCGTCGGCGCGGTGCTCGCTTCGCTGGCGCTGTTCGCGATGCCGAATGCGCCGGTGCTGTGGATCGCCGCGGGCCTGCTGTGGATGCTGGATGCGTCGATCAACATTTCGATGGAACCCTTCCGTGCCTTCGTGGGCGACCAGCTGCCGGTGAAGCAGCGCGCCTCGGGGTATGCGATGCAGAGCTTCTTCATCGGCGTGGGGTCGGTGGTCGCCAGCATGTTGCCGTTCCTGCTCGCGAAGATGGGCGTGTCCAACACCGCCGGGCCGGGCGAAGTGCCGCAGACGGTGCACTACGCGTTCTACCTCGGCGGCGCGGTGCTGTTGGGTGCGATTGCGTGGACGGTGCTGCGCACGCGCGAGTACCCGCCGGAGCGTTTGCAGGCGTGGGATGAAGCGCCCCCGATCGCCGCAGGTGTGCGCGACACGGGCCGCATGCGCCGCAATGCGCTGGTGTGGCTGATCGTCGGTGCGGCCTTCATCGCCGCGGTGGCAACGCAAGGCTGGGCGAAGGAGCTCTACATCCTCGGCGGCCTGGTCGCGGGCTACGGCGTGCTGTTGCTGGTGCGCACGATGCTGGGCGGCGACGGCGGCTTCCAGCACATCATGGACGACCTGCAGGACATGCCCACGACGATGCGCCAACTCGCGGTGGTGCAGTTCTTCTCGTGGTTCGCGCTCTTCGCGATGTGGATCTACACCACGGGCGCGGTGACCTCGGTGCATTTCGGCAGCACGGACACGACGTCGGCGGCCTACAACGAAGGCGCGAACTGGGTGGGCGTCCTGTTCGCGGCCTACAACGGGTTCGCGGCCCTGGCGGCCGTGGTCATCCCGTGGATGGTGAAGCGTTGGGGCCTGCGCACGAGCCACCTGATCAACGCGACGCTTGGCGGCGTGGGGCTCATCTCGATCGCGCTGATCCGCGATCCGCAATGGCTGCTGCTGTCGATGGTGGGCGTGGGCTTCGCCTGGGCCTCGATCCTTTCGCTGCCCTACGCGCTGCTCTCGGATGCGGTGCCGGCGGCCAAGATGGGCGTGTACATGGGCATCTTCAACTTCTTCATCGTGATTCCGCAGCTGATCGCGGCGAGCCTGTTGGGCTTGCTGCTCAAGACCTTCTTCGCCAACCAGCCGATCTATGCGCTGGTCATCGGCGGAGCGAGCCTGATCGTCGCGGGCCTGTGCGTGCTGCGCGTGCGTGAACCGGCATCGCACGCCGTCGCGGCGGTGACGCCGTGA
- a CDS encoding VOC family protein, giving the protein MARPNPVGWFEIYVNDLPRAKAFYEKVLDTQFTPLDSSDELKMLAFPMERDTGGAGGAIVWMKGMDAGHNSTIVYFMSEDCAVEAGRVAGNGGKIFKDKFSIGEYGFIALATDPDGNMFGIHSMK; this is encoded by the coding sequence ATGGCCCGCCCCAATCCCGTCGGCTGGTTCGAGATCTACGTGAACGACCTTCCGCGCGCGAAGGCCTTCTACGAAAAAGTGCTCGATACACAGTTCACGCCGCTGGACAGCAGCGACGAGCTGAAGATGCTCGCCTTCCCGATGGAACGCGACACCGGCGGCGCCGGCGGTGCGATCGTATGGATGAAGGGCATGGACGCGGGCCACAACAGCACCATCGTCTACTTCATGAGCGAGGACTGCGCGGTCGAAGCCGGCCGCGTCGCAGGCAACGGCGGCAAGATCTTCAAGGACAAGTTCTCGATCGGCGAGTACGGCTTCATCGCGCTGGCGACGGACCCCGACGGGAACATGTTCGGGATCCATTCGATGAAGTGA
- a CDS encoding TraB/GumN family protein, whose product MRRAWVSLAMAAVCAGVFAATPVKTPITPAVSKPVVFAPIVVVGQRATPAIWELRKGNKTLWILGTLYPVPKGVDWDPKPIEQRVAVSQVVLGPMGLSVGEDIGFLRGLFLLPALRRSRFNPDGQTLHEVLPPPLYARWSQARARWLGEDKDVERFRPIYAAFELDNAAIDKAGLAPPRRKSIVEQAAKRFGIPMVDVRLKVEVDAPRQALREFNASKLDDTRCLEETLDRVDNDLVHMRERAEAWAAGDVERLRTLPFREQWETCLAALGSTDVAREHGVSNVPQQMEARWLAEARKAMASHDRVFATLPVRLLLRNDGVLGALRADGYVVVAEP is encoded by the coding sequence ATGCGGAGGGCCTGGGTCAGCCTGGCGATGGCAGCGGTCTGCGCGGGTGTCTTCGCGGCCACGCCCGTGAAGACGCCGATCACGCCGGCCGTTTCGAAGCCCGTCGTCTTTGCGCCGATCGTCGTCGTCGGACAACGCGCCACGCCGGCCATCTGGGAACTGCGCAAGGGCAACAAGACCCTGTGGATCCTCGGCACGCTGTACCCGGTCCCCAAGGGCGTGGACTGGGACCCCAAGCCGATCGAACAGCGCGTGGCCGTCTCGCAGGTCGTGCTGGGGCCCATGGGCCTGTCGGTCGGGGAGGACATCGGCTTCCTGCGCGGCCTGTTCCTGCTGCCGGCGTTGCGCCGATCGCGCTTCAATCCCGACGGCCAGACCTTGCACGAGGTGCTTCCGCCGCCGCTCTACGCGCGTTGGTCGCAGGCCCGCGCGCGATGGCTGGGCGAGGACAAGGACGTCGAGCGCTTCCGCCCCATCTACGCCGCGTTCGAGCTCGACAATGCCGCGATCGACAAGGCAGGTCTCGCGCCGCCGCGGCGCAAGTCGATCGTCGAACAGGCCGCGAAGCGCTTCGGCATTCCGATGGTCGACGTGCGGCTGAAAGTGGAGGTGGATGCGCCCCGCCAGGCGCTGCGTGAGTTCAATGCATCGAAGCTGGACGACACGCGCTGCCTCGAAGAAACGCTGGACCGCGTCGACAACGACCTGGTGCACATGCGCGAGCGCGCGGAAGCCTGGGCGGCGGGGGATGTCGAGCGCTTGCGCACCTTGCCGTTCCGCGAGCAATGGGAAACCTGCCTGGCGGCGCTCGGCAGCACGGACGTGGCGCGGGAGCACGGCGTCTCGAACGTGCCGCAACAGATGGAAGCGCGCTGGCTCGCCGAAGCGCGCAAGGCGATGGCCTCGCACGATCGCGTGTTCGCCACCTTGCCGGTACGGCTGCTGCTGCGAAACGATGGCGTGCTCGGCGCGTTGCGCGCGGACGGCTACGTCGTCGTCGCCGAACCCTAG
- a CDS encoding SRPBCC domain-containing protein: MKIDLRSDKPLDEATTWLETGRTAEDWFALLDTLGGPDLGRQAIGDHLRAEFALDPWWIDTLLVEYERARGAKETDGRALGYAIDVERRIDASPRACFDAFATGAALDHWFGTDNEIDFRDGGAWANADGNRAVLRKVVAPKSIVLTWHQSDAAPNTPVELHFVAAGNATDVKVMQERLQTRPEADGLRRAWSEALARLQATLDT; the protein is encoded by the coding sequence ATGAAGATCGACCTGCGATCGGACAAGCCGCTCGACGAGGCCACCACCTGGCTGGAGACGGGCCGCACGGCCGAAGACTGGTTCGCCCTGCTCGACACGCTCGGTGGGCCGGACCTCGGGCGCCAGGCCATCGGCGACCACCTGCGCGCCGAATTCGCGCTCGATCCCTGGTGGATCGACACGCTGCTGGTCGAGTACGAACGCGCGCGCGGTGCGAAGGAAACCGATGGCCGCGCGCTGGGCTATGCGATCGACGTGGAACGGCGCATCGACGCTTCCCCGCGCGCCTGCTTCGATGCCTTCGCCACCGGCGCCGCGCTCGACCATTGGTTCGGGACCGACAACGAGATCGACTTCCGCGATGGCGGCGCCTGGGCGAATGCGGACGGCAATCGCGCCGTGCTGCGCAAGGTCGTTGCGCCGAAAAGCATCGTCCTCACCTGGCACCAGTCCGACGCCGCGCCGAACACGCCCGTCGAACTCCATTTCGTCGCCGCCGGCAACGCCACCGACGTGAAGGTGATGCAGGAACGCCTGCAGACGCGTCCGGAGGCCGATGGCCTGCGGCGCGCGTGGAGCGAGGCGCTCGCGCGGCTGCAGGCGACGCTCGACACCTAG
- a CDS encoding CHAD domain-containing protein, whose translation MASNGPGPALLHYAQEELAAAVDALDAFGGRLHAGVHRARKAMRRTRATLAMGRTTLGPGARVVDRALRRVNRSLSQLRDAHALVETLDRLADKQQDAATQQILQRARRAAAARRSELENDAQCLQSVVDARSVLSALRAALSGLPWAALTPDELDVGLAHTTHRIVKALARVVDTDTEVAWHAWRRRVRRLSQQHRARNAAGLAGELTEFDKSLAEKMGDLQDLQLLLDACNADSPFDKDDRDALDTFAKEQLHKQRRRLLSVATHRVATASHSTRPPAPQRPVRT comes from the coding sequence ATGGCTTCCAACGGCCCCGGCCCCGCGCTGCTGCACTACGCGCAGGAGGAACTCGCCGCCGCAGTCGACGCGCTCGACGCGTTCGGCGGCCGCCTGCACGCGGGCGTGCATCGCGCCCGCAAGGCGATGCGCCGCACGCGCGCGACGCTGGCGATGGGACGCACGACGCTCGGCCCCGGTGCGCGCGTCGTGGATCGCGCGCTGCGCCGCGTGAACCGCAGCCTGTCCCAGTTGCGCGACGCGCATGCCTTGGTCGAAACGCTGGATCGCTTGGCCGACAAGCAACAGGACGCGGCCACGCAGCAGATCCTGCAGCGGGCGCGCCGCGCAGCGGCGGCGCGTCGCAGCGAGTTGGAGAACGACGCGCAATGCCTGCAAAGCGTCGTGGACGCGCGCAGTGTGTTGTCGGCGCTGCGTGCGGCACTTTCGGGCCTGCCGTGGGCGGCGCTGACGCCCGACGAACTCGACGTGGGCCTGGCGCACACCACCCATCGCATCGTCAAAGCGCTCGCACGCGTGGTGGATACCGATACGGAAGTGGCCTGGCACGCGTGGCGCCGCCGCGTGCGTCGATTGTCGCAACAGCATCGCGCGCGGAATGCAGCGGGCCTGGCCGGCGAACTGACGGAATTCGACAAGAGCCTGGCCGAGAAGATGGGCGACCTGCAGGACCTGCAACTCCTGCTGGATGCGTGCAACGCGGACTCACCCTTTGACAAGGACGACCGCGACGCGCTGGACACCTTCGCGAAGGAGCAACTGCACAAGCAGCGGCGCCGGTTGCTCTCGGTGGCCACCCACCGCGTTGCTACAGCCAGCCACTCCACCAGGCCGCCTGCACCGCAGCGACCAGTGCGGACATGA
- the ybaL gene encoding YbaL family putative K(+) efflux transporter, protein MHHDFALISTLATAFGAALILGFVAAKLRMPALVGYLVAGMVIGPFTPGVVADTGLASELAEIGVMLLMFGVGLHFSLDDLWAVRKIALPGAVLQIAAATAMGAFAAWFWDWSWGAAIVFGLALSVASTVVLLRALEARGVLESMNGQIAVGWLVVEDLAMVLVLVLLPPLAGALGGNAPEGGVPGAIGTAASGNVWAVLGLTLLKVGAFLALMLVFGRKLLPRLLWWVAQTGSRELFTLATVAFAVGIAFGAAELFGVSFALGAFIAGMVLRESELSHRAANETLPLQDAFAVLFFVSVGMLFDWHVLVDEPMHVIATVAIIVFGKTLVAAAIVLLLRYPLNTALTVSASLAQIGEFSFILAGLGVSLGVLPKEGQGLILAGAIISIAFNPLLFAAVSPITRWMRERSALARQLEQPADPTATLPMSTDPKYLAGHAVLVGYGRVGKRIAQTLSEQGVPVVVVDQNRERVELLRERGFAAVSGDASEPATLVQAHISGARFLVVAIPDTFDVRRMVDTARTINPGIDIVVRSHNAEEAALLAKEGAGHVFLGEVELADGMTDYVLSKGASAKAPAH, encoded by the coding sequence GTGCATCACGACTTCGCCCTGATCTCGACGCTGGCGACTGCCTTCGGCGCAGCGCTGATCCTGGGCTTCGTCGCCGCCAAGCTCCGCATGCCGGCGCTGGTGGGGTATCTGGTAGCGGGCATGGTGATCGGGCCCTTCACGCCGGGCGTCGTCGCCGACACGGGCCTTGCGTCCGAACTCGCCGAAATCGGCGTCATGCTGCTGATGTTCGGCGTAGGCCTGCACTTTTCGCTCGACGATCTCTGGGCGGTGCGCAAGATCGCGCTGCCTGGTGCAGTGCTGCAGATCGCCGCCGCCACCGCGATGGGCGCGTTCGCCGCATGGTTCTGGGATTGGTCTTGGGGGGCGGCGATCGTGTTCGGCCTGGCCTTGTCGGTGGCCAGTACCGTGGTGCTGCTGCGCGCGCTCGAAGCGCGCGGCGTGCTCGAGTCGATGAACGGACAGATCGCGGTGGGATGGCTGGTCGTCGAAGACCTCGCGATGGTGCTCGTGCTCGTGTTGCTGCCGCCGCTCGCGGGCGCATTGGGCGGAAACGCGCCGGAGGGCGGCGTTCCCGGAGCGATCGGGACGGCGGCCTCGGGCAACGTCTGGGCCGTGCTCGGACTCACGCTGCTCAAGGTCGGCGCATTCCTCGCGCTGATGCTCGTCTTCGGGCGCAAGTTGTTGCCGCGCCTGTTGTGGTGGGTGGCGCAGACCGGTTCGCGCGAACTGTTCACGCTGGCGACCGTGGCCTTCGCAGTGGGCATCGCCTTCGGCGCGGCCGAGTTGTTCGGCGTGTCCTTCGCGCTGGGCGCCTTCATCGCCGGCATGGTGCTGCGCGAGTCGGAGCTGTCCCATCGCGCGGCCAATGAAACCCTGCCGTTGCAGGATGCCTTCGCGGTGTTGTTCTTCGTCTCCGTCGGCATGTTGTTCGACTGGCACGTGCTGGTCGACGAACCCATGCACGTGATCGCGACGGTGGCGATCATCGTGTTCGGCAAGACGCTTGTCGCCGCCGCGATCGTCCTGCTCCTGCGCTATCCGTTGAACACCGCGCTCACCGTGTCCGCGAGCCTGGCGCAGATCGGCGAGTTCTCCTTCATCCTCGCCGGGCTCGGCGTGTCGCTCGGCGTGCTGCCGAAGGAAGGGCAGGGCCTCATCCTCGCGGGCGCGATCATTTCGATCGCTTTCAATCCGCTGTTGTTCGCTGCCGTCAGTCCGATCACGCGCTGGATGCGCGAGCGGTCCGCGCTCGCGCGCCAACTGGAGCAACCCGCGGATCCCACCGCGACGTTGCCGATGTCGACCGATCCGAAATACCTCGCGGGCCACGCGGTGCTGGTCGGTTACGGGCGCGTGGGCAAGCGCATCGCGCAGACGCTGAGCGAGCAGGGCGTGCCGGTCGTGGTCGTGGACCAGAACCGCGAGCGCGTCGAACTGCTCCGGGAGCGTGGCTTCGCCGCGGTTTCCGGCGATGCCTCCGAGCCGGCGACGCTCGTGCAGGCGCACATCTCCGGTGCGCGTTTCCTGGTCGTGGCCATCCCGGACACCTTCGACGTGCGTCGCATGGTGGATACCGCGCGCACGATCAACCCCGGCATCGACATCGTCGTGCGCAGCCACAACGCCGAGGAAGCCGCCTTGCTCGCGAAGGAGGGCGCCGGCCACGTCTTCCTGGGCGAAGTGGAACTCGCCGATGGCATGACCGACTACGTGCTGTCCAAGGGCGCGTCGGCCAAGGCGCCCGCGCACTGA
- a CDS encoding alpha-amylase family glycosyl hydrolase: protein MRAKSLFVAIGVALLASCKPAPAPQKVAAKPAEAPKPADYYGTNEPFAANAVYFVLTDRFVNGDKSNDHRNQGKGPALHTFDRPTPGAPKGKSDNVGYLGGDFKGVLDNAQYIKDMGFGAVWITPIVDQPDEAFTGGEPVKWGGFWTDKGKTGYHGYWGVNFYKLDEHLPSKDLDFRGLTKGLKAHGLKTVLDIVMNHGSPAFSMPKAQPKFGKIYDADGKLVADHMNLAPDKLDPKNPLNAFYNRKGNLAQLSDINENDPHVLPYFLGAYEQWIGQGADAFRIDTIGWMPHPYWHAFTTKIREKHPGFFMFGEAFEFDANKIAEHTWPENAGVSVLDFPLQKALSEVFGGASAHKPGAGFERIGEALHLTDGPYANPYDLMTFYDNHDMPRLDATDEGFIDANNVLFTMRGIPVIYQGSETGFERGTAEHAGNRNYYGQARIDAANDSPIYRQLKRIANLRAQTPALQRGLQVDVELQGDRAAFYRVLQEGKTHQIALVLLNKGGAPAQFVVRQGLQAGRWSPALGGAAVDVAEGGQLETTVAPHDVAVFLLDAPVTDASLKADLDRGMARARRHTAG, encoded by the coding sequence ATGCGCGCGAAGTCGCTGTTCGTCGCGATCGGTGTCGCGCTGCTGGCGTCGTGCAAGCCCGCGCCCGCGCCGCAGAAAGTCGCGGCAAAACCCGCCGAAGCCCCCAAGCCCGCCGACTACTACGGCACCAACGAACCCTTCGCCGCGAACGCGGTGTACTTCGTCCTCACCGACCGATTCGTCAACGGCGACAAGTCGAACGACCACCGCAACCAGGGCAAGGGCCCCGCGCTGCATACCTTCGATCGTCCGACGCCGGGCGCGCCGAAGGGCAAGTCCGACAACGTCGGCTACCTGGGCGGCGATTTCAAAGGCGTGCTCGACAACGCGCAGTACATCAAGGACATGGGCTTCGGCGCGGTGTGGATCACGCCGATCGTCGACCAGCCGGACGAAGCCTTCACCGGCGGCGAGCCGGTGAAGTGGGGCGGGTTCTGGACCGACAAGGGCAAGACCGGCTACCACGGCTACTGGGGCGTCAATTTCTACAAGCTCGACGAACACCTGCCGAGCAAGGACCTCGACTTCCGCGGCCTGACGAAAGGCCTGAAGGCGCATGGCCTGAAGACCGTGCTCGACATCGTGATGAACCACGGCTCGCCCGCGTTCTCGATGCCGAAGGCGCAGCCGAAGTTCGGCAAGATCTACGATGCGGACGGCAAGCTGGTCGCCGACCACATGAACCTGGCGCCCGACAAGCTCGATCCGAAGAACCCGTTGAACGCGTTCTACAACCGCAAGGGCAACCTGGCGCAGTTGTCGGACATCAACGAGAACGACCCGCACGTGCTGCCGTATTTCCTCGGCGCGTACGAACAGTGGATCGGGCAGGGCGCCGATGCGTTCCGCATCGACACGATCGGGTGGATGCCGCATCCGTACTGGCATGCCTTCACCACGAAGATCCGCGAAAAGCACCCGGGCTTCTTCATGTTCGGCGAGGCCTTCGAGTTCGACGCCAACAAGATCGCCGAACACACCTGGCCGGAGAACGCGGGCGTGAGCGTGCTCGACTTCCCGTTGCAGAAGGCCTTGTCGGAGGTCTTCGGTGGCGCGTCGGCGCACAAACCGGGCGCCGGGTTCGAGCGCATCGGCGAAGCGCTGCACCTCACCGACGGCCCGTACGCCAACCCGTACGACCTGATGACCTTCTACGACAACCACGACATGCCGCGCCTGGACGCGACGGACGAAGGCTTCATCGACGCGAACAACGTGCTGTTCACCATGCGCGGCATTCCGGTGATCTACCAGGGCTCGGAAACGGGCTTCGAGCGCGGAACGGCGGAGCACGCCGGCAATCGCAATTACTACGGGCAGGCACGCATCGACGCCGCCAACGACAGCCCGATCTACCGCCAGCTCAAGCGCATCGCGAACCTGCGTGCGCAGACGCCGGCCCTGCAGCGCGGCCTGCAGGTGGACGTGGAGTTGCAGGGCGATCGCGCCGCGTTCTATCGCGTGCTGCAGGAAGGCAAGACGCACCAGATCGCGCTGGTGCTGCTCAACAAGGGCGGGGCGCCGGCGCAGTTCGTGGTGCGGCAGGGCCTGCAGGCCGGGCGATGGTCGCCGGCGCTCGGGGGCGCAGCGGTCGACGTCGCGGAAGGCGGCCAGCTCGAAACCACCGTGGCACCGCACGACGTGGCGGTGTTCCTGCTCGATGCCCCGGTGACCGATGCCAGCCTCAAGGCCGACCTGGATCGCGGGATGGCGCGGGCCCGGCGGCACACGGCCGGATGA
- a CDS encoding RDD family protein produces MDPSLEYVGFWRRVVASIIDSVLVALLIYPLAVMVYGPGYFLDTRLLKGGADFAITWVLPAVLVIWLWVSWSGQTPGKRVVGAHIVDADTGGPVSTRKAIVRYLGYFVSMLGLFIGFLWVGFDPKKQGWHDHMAGTVVVRRKR; encoded by the coding sequence ATGGATCCCTCCCTGGAATATGTCGGCTTCTGGCGGCGCGTGGTGGCCAGCATCATCGATTCGGTGCTGGTCGCCCTGCTGATCTATCCGCTCGCGGTGATGGTGTACGGGCCGGGCTACTTCCTCGACACGCGCCTGCTCAAGGGCGGTGCCGACTTCGCCATCACCTGGGTGCTGCCCGCGGTCCTCGTCATCTGGCTTTGGGTCTCGTGGAGCGGACAGACGCCGGGCAAGCGCGTCGTCGGTGCGCACATCGTCGATGCGGACACCGGCGGTCCCGTCTCGACGCGCAAGGCGATCGTGCGTTACCTCGGCTATTTCGTCAGCATGCTCGGCTTGTTCATCGGCTTCCTCTGGGTCGGGTTCGATCCGAAGAAGCAGGGCTGGCACGACCACATGGCGGGCACGGTGGTGGTGCGCAGGAAGCGCTGA
- a CDS encoding helix-turn-helix transcriptional regulator: protein MTQAELGERVGVTRQTIAAVESGKYSPTLESAFRIAEVFGKPLEDVFRWEA, encoded by the coding sequence ATGACGCAGGCCGAGTTGGGCGAGCGCGTGGGCGTGACGCGGCAGACGATCGCGGCGGTGGAATCCGGCAAGTACTCGCCGACCCTGGAGTCGGCGTTCCGGATCGCCGAGGTGTTCGGCAAACCGCTGGAGGACGTGTTCCGCTGGGAGGCGTAG